The region GCTCGACTGCTTGAAGAAATAGGGGAGGTTAATGAACTTCTTCTACAGGAAACTAGGGATATGGCTTGGAAGGAAGAATTGGCTGCTGAGCTAACAGATTTATTTTTTATTTCAACCTGTCTGGCTCATCAGTATGCCGCTCAGTTAGAGAATGAGTATAAGAGAATTCATTGCCCTGTTGTTCCTGAGGAAATGTACGCGGAGCTTGACCAGTTTGAAACTCCTATTCAAGGGCTACTGCATGTAACCGCCCAAAGTGGTCAGATCGCTCGGATTCTTAATCACTACGAGGGAGACAAGAAGAAAAAGCCAAGTGAGCAGCATAAAAGTGTGGCAACCGAAGTAGCACATCTTCATAAGCTACTAATTAAGTTAGCCAATACGGTAGAGGTTAAGCTTTTTGATCATGTTGAAGTCATCATTAGCCGAAACCTTGTTAGAGATAAAAATAGGTTTGATATCACACATGACCCGATAACTGAAGGTTCAAGGGCAGAGTATTTGCAAGCCTTAAATGAGAATGGGCAGGACAATACACCAAAGGTGTGGGGAGCCAATGCTTGGGATTCTCAAAAGACCATTGAAGAGAACATTCTTCATTCTCTTCCTACCATTAAAAGGTGGGTCAAATGTGGACAGGCTGAAGGCATTGAAGCGGTGGTTTTTCAGCTTCCTGGTAAGCTTAAAGAAGCTGATCATATAATTATTACACAGAGAATGATTGACTTTATTGGATCGAATATAGATAGTCAAATAGAGCTAACGGCTACAACCTATATTCCGCAAGCTAATGAGCATGTATTTGTCCTTTTAAAAAGAATGAATAGGTATTCTAATATCAGAAAGATGGATGGGAGGAAGTAATAATGAGGATACAAATGGCCAGTATAAGTGAAATCCCTAAGATTGCGGAATTAATTTCACGATTAAATGCTTTTTCAGAACAGCATATTGGTTATTGTGGGCAGCAACAGGATGAAATTGAACAAACCTTAAGGAATGATTGGGGAAACGAAGGTGAATTTTCTATCGACCAATCCTTTGTTGTTGCTTTTGATGGTGAACAGCTAGTTGGAGTGCTTGGCTTTGATATCGACGTTGAAGGTGGTCAAGCTGAGGTATGGGGTCCATTTGCAGCTGATCAAAACTTGATATCTCATGAACAGCTATGGAGCTACTGGCTTTCAAATGGTGTAGCAGAGCATGTGCAGCACTATTTCTTTTTTGTAAATACAGCGAATAAGACAGTGATTAACTTTTTAGATCACATTCAAGCTAAGAGAAGAAGTGAGGAGGTTATACTTGTGCTAGATAAAGCTTCCTTCAGCTCACCAGAGCATGCTGCTACAGAGCTACCTCCACAGCTTGAAAAGGACTTTATTCGGCTTCATGATCAAGTGTTTCCTGACACTTACTACAGTGGAGCAGATATACTTAAACGCTTAGAGCAAAAGGAGCACCGAGTTTTTATACATAAAGAGGATGAGCAGCTAGCAGGATATATTTATGTGGAAGCTGATCTCGAATTTGGAGAGGCAAGTATTGAGTTTTTTGGCGTTCCGGAAAAGTATAGAGGCAGAGGGATTGGAACAAAGCTTATTCAAACAGCTATTTCTTGGTTTTTCACCTTTGATCAACTATCTGAAATTAGGCTTTGTGTTGGGGCTGAAAATGCAGAAGCATTGCATGTGTATGAAAAAGTCGGCTTTGGCGTTAAGCATAAACTAATCGCGTATTTAAAAGAAGGGAAGAAGAGGGATGGGTCTTGAAATTGAAAGAAAGTATTTGCTTGAGAAGTTTCCGCAGGATAGGATTAGTCAAGGTCAGTTTAAAGTTCTAGCTAGACAAAGCTTTGAACAAACCTATTTAGCTCTAACGGATTATCAGGAGCTAAGAGTTAGAAAGATTGTCGAAGAGAAGGAAGGACAATGCACGAAAAGCTTTGTTCATACGTTTAAAGAAGGGCAGGGTATAGCAAGAAAGGAAATTGAATACGAGATCTCAGAGGAGCTGTATGATCAGCTTATTGAAGGAAAAAAACCATTAAAAAAGGTGCGGACAACGGTAGTAGAAGAGGGTATGGTTTATGAAATAGATGAGTACAGCGGCTTTGACATGATGACCATAGAGGTCGAATTTAAGACGGAGGAGGAGGCTAAGAGTTTCTCTGCTCCTGAATGGTTCGGTGAAGAAGTTGGAAGCGAAAAGGAGTATCGTAACAAAACCCTATGGGCTTCCTTACAGAAAGAAGATCACTATATTGCTTTGAAGAAAACAGACATATTGAATGAGGTGCAAAAATCTCGGGGTGTAGATTCTCCTGCTTTCTCCAATGTACTCGCACAGCTAGCTCATACTTTTTCAACGAGTGGTGTAGTTTGGGG is a window of Bacillus horti DNA encoding:
- a CDS encoding GNAT family N-acetyltransferase, whose product is MRIQMASISEIPKIAELISRLNAFSEQHIGYCGQQQDEIEQTLRNDWGNEGEFSIDQSFVVAFDGEQLVGVLGFDIDVEGGQAEVWGPFAADQNLISHEQLWSYWLSNGVAEHVQHYFFFVNTANKTVINFLDHIQAKRRSEEVILVLDKASFSSPEHAATELPPQLEKDFIRLHDQVFPDTYYSGADILKRLEQKEHRVFIHKEDEQLAGYIYVEADLEFGEASIEFFGVPEKYRGRGIGTKLIQTAISWFFTFDQLSEIRLCVGAENAEALHVYEKVGFGVKHKLIAYLKEGKKRDGS
- a CDS encoding CYTH domain-containing protein, whose product is MGLEIERKYLLEKFPQDRISQGQFKVLARQSFEQTYLALTDYQELRVRKIVEEKEGQCTKSFVHTFKEGQGIARKEIEYEISEELYDQLIEGKKPLKKVRTTVVEEGMVYEIDEYSGFDMMTIEVEFKTEEEAKSFSAPEWFGEEVGSEKEYRNKTLWASLQKEDHYIALKKTDILNEVQKSRGVDSPAFSNVLAQLAHTFSTSGVVWGVGGSTLLAQYNLVKQPRDLDIIVQQEDTAQAELLLTREGERRALESRAPFLTNRFYQIVMKQAEIDVMCGLRIEHDEGIFDYTFNQSTIAYHKEIQGQLVPYSYLEDWYVLYSLMPGKEQRVHVIEMYWAKHGMEHPDRIQAFLNEEVNLPQRLKEKLLVLKEQYKSYTEN